The Ornithinimicrobium sufpigmenti genome includes the window TCCTGCCCGCACCCGGCACCGCCCTCGTCTTCCGCCCGCCGTCGGGCCCCGGCGTCCGCCTGGACTCCGGCGTCGAACAGGGCGACGTCGTCGCCGGCGCCTTCGACTCGATGCTGGCCAAGCTGATCGTCACCGGGCGCACGCGTCAGGAGGCGCTGGCCCGCTCCCGCCGCGCCCTGGCCGAGTTCGAGGTGGAGGGTATGCCGACCGCCCTCACCTTCCACCGTGCCGTGGTCTCCGACCCGGCCTACGCGCCCGAGGACCCGTCCGAAGCCTTCACGGTGCACACCCGGTGGATCGAGACGGACTTCGACAACACCATCGAGGCCTACTCCGGTCCGACCGCGGAGGACCCGGGCGAGGACGGCGAGCGCCAGCAGGTCGTCGTCGAGGTCGGCGGCCAGCGGCTCGAGGTCTCCCTGCCGGCCGGGCTGGCGCTCGGCGGCGGTGGTGGTGCGGCGGCCGGCCGCAAGAAGGCGCCCAAGCGCTCCCGCCGGGGCGGAGGCACGGCCGCCGCCTCCGGTGACTCCGTGACCGCGCCCATGCAGGGCACCATCGTCAAGATCGCCGTCGAGGAGGGCGCCACCGTCGCCGAGGGCGACGTGGTCGTGGTGCTCGAGGCGATGAAGATGGAGCAGCCGATCAAGGCCCACAAGGCCGGCACCGTCACCGGCCTGTCCGCCGCCGTCGGCGAGACCGTCGCCAACGGCGCGGTCATCTGCGAGCTCAAGGACTGACAGGACACCCCGAAGGGCCCGACCGAACGCGCCGAAGGGCCCGACAGGACACGCCGAAGGGCTCCACAGGACAGCCGAAGGGCTCCACAGGACACGCCAGCCGTGCGTGTCGGGCCTCTCACGTGTTCAGTGGGGCCGTCTCGCGTGTCCTGATGGGCCTTTCGGCGTGCTCAGTGGGGACGTCTCACGTGTCCTGATGGGCCTTCTCCCGTGCTCTGAGGGGCCCTTTGCGGTGCTCAGTCGGCGATCTCGTGCAGCTGGCGGGCGGCCTCCGACAGGGAGCCGGACAGCGAGGGGTAGACCGTGTAGGTCGCGGCGAACTGGTCCACGTTGAGCCGGTTGGCCACGGCCAGGGCGATCGGAAAGATGAGCTCGCTGGCGCGGGGGCCCACGACCACGCCGCCGACGATCGTGCTCGACCCCGTCTTGGCGAAGAGCTTGACGAAGCCGTCCTGGACGTTCTGCATCTTGGCCCGGGGGTTCTTGGTCAGCGGCAGCATGACGCCCCGCGCGTCGACCCGGCCCTCGTCGATGTCGGCCTGGCTCACGCCGACCGTCGCGATCTCGGGGTCGGTGAAGATGTTCGAGCTGACCCGGCGCAGGGACAGCGGAGCGACGGCGTCGCCCAGCGCGTGGGCGACCGCGATCCGGCCCTGCATGGCGGCGACCGAGGCCAGCGGCAGCACGCCGGTGCAGTCACCGGCGGCATACACGCCGGGCAGGCTGGTCCGCGAGACACGGTCGACCTCGATGTGGCCGGAGGGCGCGAGTCTGATCCCGGCCTCCTCCAGCCCCATGTCCGTGGTGTTGGGCAGGGAGCCGACGGCCAGGAGCGCGTGGCTGCCCCGCACCTCGCGGCCGTCCTCCAGGGTGACCACCACGCTGTCGCCCTCCCGGCGGACCCCGCCGGCCCGGGAGCGGTTGAGCACCGTCATCCCGCGACGGCGGAAGACCTCTTCCACCACGTTGGCGGCGTCAGCATCCTCCCCCGGCAGCACCCGGTCCCGGGAGGAGATCAGGGTGACGGCGCAGCCGAGCCCGAGGTAGGCGTGCGCCAGCTCGGCACCGGTCA containing:
- a CDS encoding NAD(P)H-quinone dehydrogenase, which gives rise to MSAAGKSVVIIGGGPGGYEAALVAAQLGAGVTVVERSGVGGAAVLTDCVPSKALIATADFMDRFTAAERIGVHFDGAGVPQDQGVTAHIPHVNRRIMNLAQAQSRDISERLESAGVDVVQGAGRLLGPGRVEVVEGVGEVESGEEPSPHKEDRREASGSRVLEGDLVLIATGARPRIMDTAVPDGERILTWQHIWDLAELPEHLIVIGSGVTGAELAHAYLGLGCAVTLISSRDRVLPGEDADAANVVEEVFRRRGMTVLNRSRAGGVRREGDSVVVTLEDGREVRGSHALLAVGSLPNTTDMGLEEAGIRLAPSGHIEVDRVSRTSLPGVYAAGDCTGVLPLASVAAMQGRIAVAHALGDAVAPLSLRRVSSNIFTDPEIATVGVSQADIDEGRVDARGVMLPLTKNPRAKMQNVQDGFVKLFAKTGSSTIVGGVVVGPRASELIFPIALAVANRLNVDQFAATYTVYPSLSGSLSEAARQLHEIAD